One genomic segment of Desulfocapsa sulfexigens DSM 10523 includes these proteins:
- the rpoZ gene encoding DNA-directed RNA polymerase subunit omega, with product MARITVEDCLESIGENKRFDLVHLTVERIRQHRHGEPYLVAGKNKEVVMTLREVAAKKVTFENIRNLPDAVNEAVTEEVEVENTEEEKAAV from the coding sequence ATGGCAAGAATTACCGTTGAAGATTGTCTGGAAAGCATTGGTGAGAATAAACGTTTTGATCTTGTGCATCTGACTGTGGAACGGATTCGTCAGCACAGACATGGCGAACCGTATCTCGTGGCAGGTAAAAACAAAGAGGTTGTTATGACCCTTCGGGAAGTGGCAGCCAAGAAGGTTACCTTTGAGAATATTAGAAATCTGCCCGATGCTGTAAATGAAGCAGTGACAGAAGAAGTGGAAGTAGAAAATACTGAAGAAGAAAAAGCTGCTGTCTGA